The DNA segment CAGGCTGCGCCTGGGGCGAGTCGCCGGAAAGCGACATGGTCAAGTTCTGCGAAAACGGCGCCAAGGCGGTCAACTGGGAGGCCACCGGCCGCTCGGTGGACCCGGCGTTCTTCGCCAAGTACAGCGTCAGCGCCCTGGCCGAGCAGAGCGACTATTGGCTCGAATACCAAGGCCGCCTGACCCACCCGATGCGCTACGACGCCGCCACCGATCATTACGTAGAGACCAGCTGGGACGAGGCCTTCGCCCTGATTGCCGAGCACCTTAAGGCGCTTGCTTCGCCCGATGAAGCCGAGTTCTACACCTCAGGTCGGGCCAGCAACGAAGCGGCGTTTCTCTATCAGCTGTTCGTCCGCGCCTATGGCACCAACAACTTCCCCGACTGCTCGAACATGTGCCATGAAGCCAGTGGCGTGGGCATGGGCAGCACACTCGGGGTGGGCAAGGGCACGGTGGTGTTCCATGACCTGGAACTGGCCGATGCGATCTTCGTGATTGGCCAGAACCCTGGCACCAATCACCCGCGCATGCTCGAACCGTTGCGCGAGGCGGTTCGCCGCGGCGCGCAGGTGGTGTGTTTCAACCCGCTCAAGGAGCGCGGCCTGGAGCGTTTCCAGCACCCGCAGCACCCATTCGAGATGCTCAGCAATGGCTCTGAACCCACCAATACCGCCTACTTCCGCCCAGCGCTGGGCGGTGACATGGCGGCCATGCGCGGTATCGCCAAGTTCCTCTTGCAGTGGGAGCGCGAGGCCCAGGCCAATGGCCAGCCAGCGGTGTTCGACCATGCCTTCATCGCCGAGCACACCGACGGTATCGACGACTACCTGGCGGCGGTCGATGCTACCTCGTGGGCGCATATCGTCGAACAGTCTGGCCTGACCCTGGCCGAGATCGAGCTGGCTGCGCGCATGTACCGCAAGGCTGAGCGGGTGATCATGTGCTGGGCCATGGGCGTTACCCAGCATCGCCACTCGGTGCCGACCGTGCAGGAGCTGGTCAACCTGCAACTGCTGCGCGGCAACGTCGGCAAGCCGGGGGCCGGCCTGTCGCCAGTGCGCGGCCACAGCAACGTGCAGGGCGACCGCACCATGGGCATCGACGAGAAGCCCAAGGCAGCGTTGCTCGACGCCCTGGAAAAACGCTTCCAGTTCAAGGTGCCGCGTGAGCAGGGGCATAACGCCGTGCTGGCGATCCAGGCGATGGAGCAGGGCCGGGCCAAGGTGTTCATCGGCCTGGGCGGCAACTTCGCCCAAGCCACCCCCGATACCCCACGCACTCACGAGGCGCTGCGCAAGTGTGCGCTGACCGTGCAGATATCCACCAAGCTCAACCGCTCGCACCTGGTGACCGGGCGGGATGCGCTGATCCTGCCGTGCCTGGGTCGGACCGAGATCGACCTGCAAGCCAACGGTCCGCAAGGGGTGACGGTGGAAGACACCTTCAGCATGGTGCACATCTCCCACGGCCAGCTCAAAGCGCGCTCGCCGCACATGCGTTCGGAGCCGGCGATCATTGCCGGGATGGCCCAGGCGACCTTGGGCAAGCACCCCATCGACTGGGAGTACGCCATCGCCGATTACAGCCGTATCCGCAGCATGATCGCCGATGTGATCCCGGGTTTTGCCCAGTTCAATCAGCGCCTTGAGCAACCCGGCGGCTTCCATCTGGGCAACAGTGCGGCCGAGCGCACCTGGCGCACCTCTACGGGCACCGCGCGCTTCACCGCCAGCGCCCTGCCTGAGCACCTGGTCAACGCCCAGGTGCTGGCACGCGGGGATAAACCCGATCTGATCTTGCAGACCTTGCGCTCGCACGATCAGTACAACACCACGCTGTATGGCCTGGATGATCGCTATCGCGGGGTGTTTGGCCTGCGCGAAGTGGTGTTCGTCAACGAAGCCGACATCCGCCGCCTGGGCTTCGAGCCTGGCGAGCAGGTGGACATGGTTTCGCTCTGGGAGGACGGCCGTGAACGGCGGGTTAGTGGCTTTCGCCTGGTGGCGTTCGATGTGCCCGAGGGGCAGGCGGCGGCGTATTACCCGGAGACCAATCCGCTGGTGCCGTTGGAGAGCTATGGCGAAGGGACGTACACGCCGACCTCCAAGTTCGTGGCGATTCGTTTGGAGAAAGCCAAGCAGGGCAATCGGATCGGGCTGGTCGCTGCTGATTGATGGCGCCAATACCGGCCACTTCGCGGGCAAGTTGCAGCGGCGGTGCGCCGCTGCAACTTGCCCAGATTTCAGCGATGAACCGGATAAGCCGTGGTGTACTTCATCTGCTCCATGGCAAAACTCGAGGTGATGTTCGACAGCCCATCGGTGCTGGTAATCAGCTTCTTGTAGAAGCGGTCATAGGCTGCGATATCGCCCACCACCACACGCAGCATGTAGTCCCAATCCCCCGACATGCGATAAAACTCCATCACCTCCTCGAAGCTGCTCACCGTCGCGGCAAACTGCTCGAGCCAGGCGCTGTCGTGGCGTTGGGTCTTGAGCTGGACGAACACGGTCAGGCCCAGCCCCAGGCGCTCAGGGTCGAGCAGGGCGACGCGGCCACGGATGTAGCCTTCGTCTTCCAGGCGCTTGACCCGCTTCCAGCAGGGGGTGGTAGTGAGGTTGACCGCTTCGGCCAAGTCCTTGAGGGAAATCGATGCGTCGCGCTGGAGCAGGGTGAGGATGTGCTGGTCGAAACTGTCCATATCGGCGGGCGGCTATCAGCAGAAAAATATCCTCCACATTAGCTCAGCCAGAGCATGCAGAAAACACCAAGGGCTTGTCCGCGCAAAGGAAATTCCCCTCTCGGCCAGGGCGCGTTGGATATGCGATAGTGGCGCACTTCTCTTCTTTCCCAGTCAATGGACCCGACCATGTCCGACAAGCCGCGTAATTTCGCCACTCGCACCATTCATGCTGGCGAGCAATCCAGCGTTGCCGACAACGCCATCTTCCCGCCGATCTACACCGCCAGCTCGTACATCAAGCGCGGCCTGGACGATAACCCCGAGTACGCCTACAGCCGCGTCGCCAACCCGACCCGGCATGCCTATGAAACCTGCGTCGCCGCTCTGGAAGAAGGGGTTGGCGCGGTGGCGTGCGCCTCGGGTGTGAGCGCCACCGCCACAGTGCTGGAGCTGCTCTCCAAGGACGCTCACGTGGTGGTGATGAACGGCGTCTACGGCGGCACCTTCCGCCTGCTTGAAGACTACCGTGGGCGCACCTCGGGGCTGACCACCAGCTATGTCGACCTCAATGACCTGGAGGCCGTCGCTGCCGCAATTCGCCCAGAAACCCAGCTGATCTGGATCGAGTCGCCGACCAACCCGCTGCTGCACCTGGTCGATATCCAGGCGGTGTGCACGTTGGCCCGCGAGCGCGGCATTCTGACCTGCATCGACAACACCTTCTGCTCGCCCTGGAACCAGCAGCCAATCACCCTGGGCGTGGACTTGGTGATGCATTCGGCGAGCAAGTACATTGGCGGCCACTCCGACCTGACCGGTGGCGTGGTGGTCGCGGCCAACCAGGAGCTGCTCGGGCGCCTGCGCAAGATCAGCATGGCGGTGGGCGCGATCCAGGGCCCGTTCGATTGCTACCTGGCCCTGCGCGGGCTGAAGACCCTCGATGTGCGTATGGAGCGCCAGAGCGCCAACGCCCTGCGTGTAGCGCAGTTCCTTGAGGCGCATCCACAGGTCGAACAGGTGTATTACCCAGGCCTTGAGAGCCATCCGCAACACGCGCTGAGCAAGCGCCAGATGCGCACCGGTGGTGCGGTGGTGGCCATGCGCATCAAGGGTGATCGGGCGGCGGTCAATCGCCTGGTCGAAGCGCTGTCGATCTTTGTCCTGGCCGACTCCCTGGGTGGGGTGGAAAGCATGATCAACCACTCCTGGAGCATGTCGCACAACTCCCTGAGCCCTGAGCAGAAAGGGCTGATGGGGATCGGCGAAAACCTGCTGCGGCTGTCGGTGGGGATCGAGGATTACCGGGATCTGATCGAGGATCTGGATGTGGCCCTGAAGGCGTCTGCGTAAGCGCCTGACAGAGCCATCGCGGGGCAAGCCCGCTGCCACGTCGAACTCGTCGCGAGTAGCAGGTGGCAGCAGGTGTGCCCGGCGATGTTTGGTTGTGCCCGGGTCAGGATTTGGGCGGATGGATAATTCGTTCGATCTTGTCCTTGATCAGCAACCTTTCCTTGCGTAGCCGGTTGACGGCCTCGTCTGCGGTGCCGTTGCCCTCGGCGGCCACCACCTCTTTGTCCTTGCCGTTGTATTCCTTGTGCAGCTTGTGCAGCGCCGGGTCCTTGTCGATCAGGGCCTGGAAGGCATCAGCAGTAATGTGCAAGTCAGCGAGCAGATCATGCGGTACGGGCATTTCTTCACCTCTGTTCAGGGTTAGCGAAAGGTGTTGAACCCTGAGGATAGTCGCCTTTGCCGCGCTGGGGGAGTGGGGTAGGCTGTCGCTTCTGCCCGCGAACCGGAAACCCCTGCCATGCCGCACTTGAACCTGGAATACAGCGATAACCTGCCTGAGCTGAAGGTCGATGTACTGCTGTTGCGCCTAAACAACGCCTTGTTGGCCAGCGGCCAATTTGCCGATGAGCTGGATATCAAGAGCCGTGCCCAGGCCTTCGCCAACTACCAGGTAGGCACCTCGCTGGCCGCGCGAGCGTTTGCCCATGTGCGCCTGGCGATCCTCAGCGGGCGCACCGAAGCGGTCAAGAAACAACTGAGCGCGCATCTGCTGGAGGTGCTGCGCGAGGCCATCCCGGCGCAGCCCGGCCTGGATATCCAGTTGTGCGTGGAAGTGCTGGATATCGAGCGTGAGCCGTATGCCAAACTTCACCTGCCTGGCTAAACCTGGCGCAGGCACGGCAATGGTCGCCAGGTTTCGCGTGCAGGGCCCACGGCGTATATACTGCGCGCCAATGATTGTGGGAGAGCCTCGTGGCCATCGAAATACACTGGATCTGTGACGACCAAAGCCTGGCCGAGCACTGCCGGACCTGGCGCGAACTGCCCTTCGTAGCGCTCGATACCGAATTCATGCGGGTCGACACCTTTTATCCGAAAGCCGGCCTGCTGCAGATCGGCGATGGCAACAAGGCCTTTCTGATCGATCCGTTGCTGATCGGCAACTGGCAGCCGCTGGCCGAGCTGCTCGAAGACAGCGCTGTGGTCAAGGTCGTGCACGCCTGTAGCGAAGACCTCGAAGTGCTGCTGCGCCTGACCGGCAAGCTGCCCCAGCCGCTGTTCGACACGCAACTGGCCGCGGCCTATCTGAACATTGGCTTCTCGATGGGCTATTCGCGCCTGGTGCAGGAAGTGCTCGGGCTCGACCTGCCCAAGGGCGAGACTCGCTCCGACTGGTTGCAGCGCCCACTGTCGGAGACTCAGGTCAGCTACGCCGCCGAAGATGCCGTGCACCTGGCCGAGCTGTTCAGCGAGCTGCGCCCGAAACTGTCGGACGACAAATACGCCTGGGTGCTGGAAGACGGCGCCGAGCTGGTCGCGCAGATGCGCCGCGAGGTCGAACCCCAGACCCTCTACCGCGACGTCAAGCTGGCCTGGAAACTGTCGCGCCAGCAACTGGCGGTGCTGCGTGAGCTGTGCGCCTGGCGCGAGCGCGAGGCGCGCAGCCGCGACCTGCCGCGCAACCGCGTGCTGCGTGAGCATTCGCTGTGGCCGATGGCCAAGACCCAGCCCGACAACCTCTCGGCGCTGGCCAAGATCGATGACATGCACCCGCGTACCATCCGCCAGGACGGCGAGTTCCTGCTCAAGCTGATCAAGCAGGCCGGCAGCGTGCCCGCCGAGCAGTATCCACAAGCCTTGCCCGAACCCCTGCCAATCGAAGCCTCTGGCATCCTCAAGCGCCTGCGTGCGGTTGGCCAGGCCGAAGGCGAGCGGTTGGGCATCGCCCCCGAGCTGATGCTGCGCAAAAAGACCCTCGAAGCCCTGCTCAAGAGCGGCTACCCCAACGGTCCCTATCAATTGCCTGATTCGCTGCGCGGCTGGCGTCGCGAGCGGATGGGCCAGGCCCTGCTGGATGATCTGGCAGGTGCCGGAGAAGCCTGATGAAACGTATCTGTTCGATCTACAAAAGCCCGCGCAAGAACGAAATGTACCTCTACGTGCTCAAGGCCGATGGCCTGGAGCGTGTTCCCGACGGCCTGCTACCGTTTTTCGGCACCCCGATCCACGCCTTCGACCTGGTGCTCAGCCCAGAGCGCAAGCTGGCCCGCGAGGATATCGCCAAGGTGCTCGAGAACCTTGAGAACCAGGGTTATCACTTGCAGATGCCGCCCGCTGAAGACGAGTACATCGAGCACCTGCCCGAAGAGCTGCTGCGCCGCAACGACCCGGTCTGATTCCGGCCTGCGGCTAACCCTCTGCCAAGCGGCCCGCCAGTCGGGCCGCGTTTAGTTGTCTGCCAAGGTTGTTTTTCAAGATGCGCGTTCTGATCGCTGAACAGGATCATGCCAACTACGCTCGCCTGTTGGCCGAAGCGGCCCCGGACCTGCAGGTGGTGACCAGCGGTGACTCCGCCGAACTGGCCCGCCTGGCGCCCGACAGCCCCGTGTGGCTGGGGCAGCCTGACCTGCTCGCCAGCCTGCTGCGCCAGGGCCATAAGCCGCAATGGGTGCAATCGACCTGGGCCGGCATCACCCCGTTGTTGGCTGACGGCCTGCCACGTGATTACCGCCTGACCCGCGCCGTGGGGATTTTTGGCCAGGTCATGGCCGAATACATGCTGACCTACATGCTCGGCCATGAGCGCGATGTGCTGTCGCGGCTGGTCAGCCAGGTCGAGCGGCGTTGGGACGACCGCCCGGGGCGCACCTTGGAGGGGCGTCAGGTGCTGATCGTCGGTACCGGTGATATCGGTCAACGTGTTGCCGAGTTCTTGCTGCCATTTGGCGTGGTCCTGCGCGGCGTTGCCAGCAGTGCCCGGGAGCAGGCGCCGTTCATTGAAGTGGCGGGGTTGGATCAGTTACCGCGCATGGTCGAACAAGCGGACTATGTGCTCAACCTGCTGCCCGATACACCCGCGACCCATGATCTGTACGACGCTGCGCTGTTCAAGCGCTTCAAGCCCAGCGCGCTGTTCATCAACGCCGGGCGCGGGGTGGCGGTGGTCGATGGCGACCTGGTCGAGGCGCTCAAGGAAGGGCATCTGGCAGGCGCGGTGATCGATGTCTGCCGTCAGGAGCCATTGCCCCAGCGCCACCCGTTCTGGACCGCCTGGGGCTTGCTGTTGACCGGGCACAGCTCGGCGCCCACCTCGCCAGCGGCGATGGTGCGTTTGTTCGTCGAGAATGCGCAGGCGTATGCGGCGGGGCAGGGCTTGCGTGGGGAAGTGGATTTTCTGCGCGGGTACTGAACTTGATTGCTGTGCCGGCCTCATCGCGGGGCAAGCCCGCTCCCACGCTCGTATGAGCTACGCCCCAGATGTTGGACACCCATCCATCATCTGGGGCGTAGCTGAGTATCTCGTGGGAGCGGGCTTGCCCCGCGATGAGGCCGGCACAGGCGATAAACCTATTACAAGCTGAAATCACCCTCAGCCGCCAACTCGCTCAACGGCCGGCGCGGGCTCGGCACTTCGCGCGCCTGTAGCGCCTCGGCCAGAGTGGCCTTGTCGCCCAGCTTGCCGATCGCAACCATGGCATGCAGGTCATAGCCCTCGGGGATCTTCAGCTCCTTGCGCGCCAGCTCCTGGTCGAACCCGGCCATGCCGTGGGTGTGCCAGCCACTGATGCTCGCTTGCAGGGCCAGGTGGCCCCAGGCGGAACCGGTGTCGAAGGTGTGCCACAGCGCCGGTTTGTCATCGAAGCTGGTCTTGGAGATGATCAGCACCAATGCCGAAGCCTGCTGGGCCCAGCTACGGTTGAACGGCACCAGCAGTTCCAGGTAGCGCTCCCAGTTGGGGGTGTCGCGCCGCGCATAAAGGAAGCGCCATGGCTGCGAGTTGTACGCCGACGGCGCCCAGCGCGCCGCTTCCAGGAAGCTCAGCAGAATGTCTTCGCTGATCGGCTCGGCGGTAAACGCGCGCGGCGACCAGCGGTTGATGAACTGCTCGTTGATGGCGTAATCGGCAATGCGGGGATTGGCGCTCATGGTGGCTCCTGCAAGGTAGGGAAAGACCAGAAGCGCACGCTACTGCGTCCAGCAGGTACTGACAAGCGGTCTGGCTTTGCCCAAGGCCAGGCTCTAGACTGGCGCCGCCGCGCGCCGTGAATGAAGAATCAATGCAGGAAACCGTGTGATGATGCCGCAAACCGCGCCCTTCTGGCGGCGCAAGACCCTCGAACAGCTCGATGCGCAGGAGTGGGAATCGCTCTGTGACGGCTGCGGCATGTGCTGCCTGCAAAAGCTCGAGGATGAGGACGACAACAGCGTCTACTACACGCGTATCGCCTGCAAGCTGCTCGATCTCGACAGCTGCCAGTGCAGCGACTATCCCAACCGCTTTGCCCAGGTGCCTGACTGCATCCAGCTCACCCCTGGCAAGGCCGATCAGTTCAAATGGTTGCCGCCCACTTGCGGCTATCGCCTGGTCAGTGAAGGCAAGGATCTGCCTGCCTGGCACCACCTGGTCTGCGGTGACCGCAAGCAGGTGCATGAGCAGCGTATCTCCCAGTCC comes from the Pseudomonas urmiensis genome and includes:
- a CDS encoding YdcH family protein, which gives rise to MPVPHDLLADLHITADAFQALIDKDPALHKLHKEYNGKDKEVVAAEGNGTADEAVNRLRKERLLIKDKIERIIHPPKS
- the rnd gene encoding ribonuclease D; protein product: MAIEIHWICDDQSLAEHCRTWRELPFVALDTEFMRVDTFYPKAGLLQIGDGNKAFLIDPLLIGNWQPLAELLEDSAVVKVVHACSEDLEVLLRLTGKLPQPLFDTQLAAAYLNIGFSMGYSRLVQEVLGLDLPKGETRSDWLQRPLSETQVSYAAEDAVHLAELFSELRPKLSDDKYAWVLEDGAELVAQMRREVEPQTLYRDVKLAWKLSRQQLAVLRELCAWREREARSRDLPRNRVLREHSLWPMAKTQPDNLSALAKIDDMHPRTIRQDGEFLLKLIKQAGSVPAEQYPQALPEPLPIEASGILKRLRAVGQAEGERLGIAPELMLRKKTLEALLKSGYPNGPYQLPDSLRGWRRERMGQALLDDLAGAGEA
- a CDS encoding YcgN family cysteine cluster protein → MMPQTAPFWRRKTLEQLDAQEWESLCDGCGMCCLQKLEDEDDNSVYYTRIACKLLDLDSCQCSDYPNRFAQVPDCIQLTPGKADQFKWLPPTCGYRLVSEGKDLPAWHHLVCGDRKQVHEQRISQSGRMLSENDVDEDDWEDHLIFRAG
- a CDS encoding YcgL domain-containing protein, with translation MKRICSIYKSPRKNEMYLYVLKADGLERVPDGLLPFFGTPIHAFDLVLSPERKLAREDIAKVLENLENQGYHLQMPPAEDEYIEHLPEELLRRNDPV
- a CDS encoding FdhF/YdeP family oxidoreductase, which translates into the protein MSQDQHIRDYKGPAAGWGALKSVTKSWLGSENAFKNLRAMLKTNQNGGFDCPGCAWGESPESDMVKFCENGAKAVNWEATGRSVDPAFFAKYSVSALAEQSDYWLEYQGRLTHPMRYDAATDHYVETSWDEAFALIAEHLKALASPDEAEFYTSGRASNEAAFLYQLFVRAYGTNNFPDCSNMCHEASGVGMGSTLGVGKGTVVFHDLELADAIFVIGQNPGTNHPRMLEPLREAVRRGAQVVCFNPLKERGLERFQHPQHPFEMLSNGSEPTNTAYFRPALGGDMAAMRGIAKFLLQWEREAQANGQPAVFDHAFIAEHTDGIDDYLAAVDATSWAHIVEQSGLTLAEIELAARMYRKAERVIMCWAMGVTQHRHSVPTVQELVNLQLLRGNVGKPGAGLSPVRGHSNVQGDRTMGIDEKPKAALLDALEKRFQFKVPREQGHNAVLAIQAMEQGRAKVFIGLGGNFAQATPDTPRTHEALRKCALTVQISTKLNRSHLVTGRDALILPCLGRTEIDLQANGPQGVTVEDTFSMVHISHGQLKARSPHMRSEPAIIAGMAQATLGKHPIDWEYAIADYSRIRSMIADVIPGFAQFNQRLEQPGGFHLGNSAAERTWRTSTGTARFTASALPEHLVNAQVLARGDKPDLILQTLRSHDQYNTTLYGLDDRYRGVFGLREVVFVNEADIRRLGFEPGEQVDMVSLWEDGRERRVSGFRLVAFDVPEGQAAAYYPETNPLVPLESYGEGTYTPTSKFVAIRLEKAKQGNRIGLVAAD
- a CDS encoding Lrp/AsnC family transcriptional regulator, with product MDSFDQHILTLLQRDASISLKDLAEAVNLTTTPCWKRVKRLEDEGYIRGRVALLDPERLGLGLTVFVQLKTQRHDSAWLEQFAATVSSFEEVMEFYRMSGDWDYMLRVVVGDIAAYDRFYKKLITSTDGLSNITSSFAMEQMKYTTAYPVHR
- a CDS encoding trans-sulfuration enzyme family protein, with product MDPTMSDKPRNFATRTIHAGEQSSVADNAIFPPIYTASSYIKRGLDDNPEYAYSRVANPTRHAYETCVAALEEGVGAVACASGVSATATVLELLSKDAHVVVMNGVYGGTFRLLEDYRGRTSGLTTSYVDLNDLEAVAAAIRPETQLIWIESPTNPLLHLVDIQAVCTLARERGILTCIDNTFCSPWNQQPITLGVDLVMHSASKYIGGHSDLTGGVVVAANQELLGRLRKISMAVGAIQGPFDCYLALRGLKTLDVRMERQSANALRVAQFLEAHPQVEQVYYPGLESHPQHALSKRQMRTGGAVVAMRIKGDRAAVNRLVEALSIFVLADSLGGVESMINHSWSMSHNSLSPEQKGLMGIGENLLRLSVGIEDYRDLIEDLDVALKASA
- a CDS encoding D-2-hydroxyacid dehydrogenase, whose translation is MRVLIAEQDHANYARLLAEAAPDLQVVTSGDSAELARLAPDSPVWLGQPDLLASLLRQGHKPQWVQSTWAGITPLLADGLPRDYRLTRAVGIFGQVMAEYMLTYMLGHERDVLSRLVSQVERRWDDRPGRTLEGRQVLIVGTGDIGQRVAEFLLPFGVVLRGVASSAREQAPFIEVAGLDQLPRMVEQADYVLNLLPDTPATHDLYDAALFKRFKPSALFINAGRGVAVVDGDLVEALKEGHLAGAVIDVCRQEPLPQRHPFWTAWGLLLTGHSSAPTSPAAMVRLFVENAQAYAAGQGLRGEVDFLRGY
- a CDS encoding nitroreductase family protein, whose translation is MSANPRIADYAINEQFINRWSPRAFTAEPISEDILLSFLEAARWAPSAYNSQPWRFLYARRDTPNWERYLELLVPFNRSWAQQASALVLIISKTSFDDKPALWHTFDTGSAWGHLALQASISGWHTHGMAGFDQELARKELKIPEGYDLHAMVAIGKLGDKATLAEALQAREVPSPRRPLSELAAEGDFSL
- a CDS encoding 5-carboxymethyl-2-hydroxymuconate Delta-isomerase — translated: MPHLNLEYSDNLPELKVDVLLLRLNNALLASGQFADELDIKSRAQAFANYQVGTSLAARAFAHVRLAILSGRTEAVKKQLSAHLLEVLREAIPAQPGLDIQLCVEVLDIEREPYAKLHLPG